In one window of Psychrobacter sp. P2G3 DNA:
- the rlmJ gene encoding 23S rRNA (adenine(2030)-N(6))-methyltransferase RlmJ, with amino-acid sequence MNYKHAYHAGNFADVVKHILLVQLLNQLGQKDKPFYVLDAYGGRGLYSLSSEEARKTGEAKGGIQALLKADTEKAPAAVKDYMEGIKQAKFTYDSKVYPGSPWWIAHHVEKNPDAGVRGEAFEAKASEYDALNYQLHKLPIGIQHRDAFEGITAVIPPKEKRGLIFLDPPYEQEHKDFTRLINLLVAAYNKWPQGTYALWFPIKNVEAVELFYKKLKRTEMRRQLVCELNIYPNDVAVGLNGTGMLIINPPWQFDNQAREILRFLQPALKVADAPDLTPDSATSVRWLVGE; translated from the coding sequence ATGAACTATAAACACGCCTACCACGCTGGTAACTTTGCTGATGTGGTTAAACACATTTTATTAGTACAACTACTTAATCAACTGGGTCAAAAAGACAAGCCTTTTTATGTGCTCGACGCTTATGGTGGCCGCGGTCTGTATTCGCTTAGCAGTGAAGAAGCACGTAAGACAGGGGAGGCCAAAGGCGGTATTCAGGCTTTGTTAAAAGCGGATACCGAAAAAGCACCAGCTGCTGTCAAAGATTATATGGAAGGCATCAAGCAAGCCAAATTCACTTATGATAGTAAAGTCTATCCTGGCTCACCGTGGTGGATTGCTCATCATGTCGAAAAGAATCCAGACGCTGGCGTTCGTGGTGAAGCATTTGAGGCAAAAGCTAGTGAATATGATGCGTTGAACTATCAATTGCATAAGCTACCAATTGGTATACAGCATCGTGATGCTTTTGAAGGTATTACGGCGGTTATTCCACCAAAAGAAAAACGTGGTCTAATTTTTCTTGATCCTCCTTATGAGCAAGAGCATAAAGACTTCACGCGCCTTATCAATCTGCTAGTCGCTGCTTATAACAAGTGGCCACAAGGCACTTACGCATTATGGTTCCCAATCAAGAATGTCGAAGCGGTAGAGCTGTTTTATAAGAAGCTGAAGCGTACTGAGATGAGACGTCAGCTGGTCTGTGAGCTTAATATCTATCCTAATGATGTTGCGGTTGGTCTTAATGGTACAGGTATGCTCATTATCAATCCGCCATGGCAGTTTGATAACCAAGCGCGTGAGATATTGCGTTTCCTACAGCCTGCTCTAAAAGTAGCTGATGCTCCAGACTTAACTCCTGATAGTGCGACCAGTGTACGCTGGCTAGTTGGCGAATAA
- the pssA gene encoding CDP-diacylglycerol--serine O-phosphatidyltransferase, which yields MTTEQPPHKSLNDSAATQPPFVDEHEFNIRLADNDNYDGLTFEVIETEVAEGKPVVSRGVYLAPNLITTLSLLSGFYSILASTQGEFYKASLAIFLSAILDGADGRVARMLNAQSPFGEQYDSLADMLAFGVAPAILIYSFALEPLGRIGLGCAFVFTACAAFRLARFNVQVGIVDKKYFVGLASPLAAILVTAAVMVAVDHNEWVGQYDTQVMLLFAAWVVICGLLMVSNIKYYSFKEFDKRKVPFVVLIVGVLVMSIVLYDIPVGILAIGIIYALSGVFTTLKAKAGH from the coding sequence ATGACGACTGAGCAACCACCCCATAAGAGCCTAAATGATAGCGCAGCTACTCAGCCGCCTTTTGTTGACGAGCATGAATTCAACATTCGCTTAGCGGATAATGACAATTATGATGGTTTGACTTTTGAGGTGATTGAAACAGAAGTTGCAGAAGGTAAACCTGTGGTCAGTCGCGGTGTCTATTTGGCACCCAATTTGATTACAACCTTATCGCTATTGTCTGGTTTTTACTCGATTCTAGCCAGTACCCAAGGCGAATTTTATAAGGCATCTTTAGCGATTTTCTTATCGGCTATCCTCGATGGCGCTGATGGTAGAGTCGCGCGTATGCTGAATGCGCAAAGCCCTTTTGGTGAGCAGTATGATTCTCTGGCTGATATGTTAGCCTTTGGCGTTGCACCTGCTATCTTGATTTATAGCTTCGCTTTAGAGCCCTTAGGTCGTATTGGGCTTGGTTGCGCCTTTGTCTTTACCGCTTGTGCCGCTTTCCGCCTCGCACGTTTTAATGTTCAGGTTGGAATTGTCGATAAAAAGTACTTCGTAGGTTTGGCAAGCCCACTTGCTGCGATTTTGGTAACAGCTGCTGTGATGGTTGCCGTCGATCATAATGAGTGGGTCGGGCAGTATGATACGCAGGTCATGTTATTGTTTGCTGCTTGGGTAGTCATTTGCGGCTTGTTAATGGTTAGTAATATAAAGTACTACAGTTTTAAAGAGTTTGATAAAAGAAAAGTCCCGTTTGTGGTTCTTATTGTAGGCGTATTAGTCATGAGCATCGTGCTGTATGACATACCCGTAGGTATTTTAGCGATTGGTATCATTTATGCTTTGTCGGGTGTATTTACCACTCTAAAGGCCAAAGCCGGACATTAA
- a CDS encoding ESPR-type extended signal peptide-containing protein: protein MLNHVYRVVFNRSTGCYTAVSEISKSGGKSNNRSGQAGSVGALPSATLGTLLRRSTISVAIAGVLGLTAMSSQAEVCLTENFMPSNSVASSESIACGFLNEALGTRSTAIGYDNTASNIYSSAVGTINISSGEGSSAIGSYNIAKGNVTSAIGSQNNVDGLGSSALGILNHVNNTYSTAVGSSNTVNGQMALGAGHKNVASGRFSSAVGFVNTSAGDYSLAIGSDNSTANERSTAVGSLNVASKLHSSAVGYSNEASGERSSALGHDNTASGNDSSAVGRINIASGNESAALGRMNTASGVASTAVGVANQSSANNTSALGTGNRASGNDSSAMGRANFASGVNSSASGYLNQASGNNSSAVGYSNIASGYTSSALGGYSRATASGATAIGSGSTFALAAVKDAAVKADFTVATTPIETDSQGRRFKADGSGGVIYEFAPTDYEALGIGATASGIRAVALGTNAVADKRDSIALGSKSVTTVNAGIAGYSANGDTSSTWKSTLGAVSVGDTRDADPANWETRQITGLAAGTTDTDAVNIAQLKRLETTGLSHFSSVATALGGGAQLNSMGVFQAPTYRISSADYSNVGAAFTAVDGKLTDLQTQIDTIELTPGPKGDQGDKGETGFQGLAGQNGTDGLNGINGTDGADGAQGPVGPQGSAGQDGTDGLNGTDGAKGDKGDSGISEEAKVELENKIEESKERFVSINTSGTKIEVDYDNEGATGNGSIAVGVNAKSAGQDSIAVGTDSKVTGNQSLSVGVGNIVSGDKSGAIGDPSIIGGDSSYSLGNDNIIGDTSNNVSVIGSNIKVGATAASIVDGNPVFTGVTNASNSVAIGESVNVQATDAVAIGANSSVTHSNAVALGANSQSTADNTVSVGNANTQRRITNVAAGINPNDAVNVSQLNQNRAEAMGYTDRRINDLEGETHSAVAGALAFGALRYPNVPGKVSVGLGGGTWEGETGYALGVGYTTSNGLFSISSAFGGSGSQQGGNVGVSYTFD, encoded by the coding sequence ATGTTAAACCATGTCTACCGCGTTGTCTTTAATCGTTCTACGGGTTGCTATACAGCCGTTAGTGAAATCAGCAAGTCGGGTGGAAAGTCTAACAATAGATCAGGTCAAGCTGGTTCAGTGGGTGCGTTGCCATCCGCGACTTTAGGTACGTTACTACGTCGAAGTACTATAAGTGTTGCCATTGCTGGCGTGCTTGGATTGACGGCGATGAGTAGTCAGGCAGAAGTGTGTTTGACAGAAAATTTCATGCCAAGTAACAGTGTTGCATCATCTGAATCTATAGCCTGTGGGTTTTTAAACGAGGCATTAGGCACTCGTAGCACTGCAATAGGCTATGACAACACAGCTTCAAATATTTATAGCTCAGCTGTCGGTACTATAAATATCTCTTCTGGTGAAGGTAGTTCAGCGATAGGTTCTTATAACATCGCTAAAGGTAATGTCACCTCAGCCATAGGTTCGCAAAACAATGTTGATGGCCTAGGAAGTTCAGCATTAGGCATACTAAACCATGTGAACAATACTTATAGTACGGCAGTAGGTTCTAGTAATACAGTAAACGGGCAAATGGCTTTAGGGGCAGGGCATAAGAACGTAGCTTCTGGCCGATTCAGTTCGGCAGTAGGTTTCGTCAATACCTCTGCAGGGGATTATAGCTTAGCAATAGGTAGCGACAACTCAACCGCTAATGAACGTAGTACTGCAGTAGGTAGTCTAAATGTAGCTTCTAAGCTGCATAGCTCGGCAGTGGGTTATAGCAACGAAGCCTCTGGTGAACGTAGCTCAGCACTAGGTCACGACAACACTGCTTCGGGTAATGATAGCTCAGCAGTAGGTCGTATCAATATCGCATCAGGTAATGAAAGTGCAGCACTAGGTCGTATGAACACAGCCTCAGGTGTTGCTAGCACAGCGGTAGGTGTTGCTAACCAATCTTCAGCTAACAATACCTCAGCATTGGGTACTGGAAACAGAGCTTCTGGTAATGACAGCTCAGCAATGGGTCGTGCCAACTTCGCTTCAGGTGTCAACAGCTCAGCGTCAGGCTACCTTAACCAAGCTTCTGGTAACAACAGCTCAGCTGTAGGTTATAGCAATATAGCATCAGGCTATACCAGCTCAGCACTAGGGGGTTATAGTAGAGCCACTGCTAGTGGGGCTACTGCAATAGGTAGTGGCAGTACATTTGCATTAGCTGCTGTTAAGGATGCTGCTGTGAAAGCGGACTTTACGGTTGCGACCACACCTATTGAGACAGATTCTCAAGGTCGTAGATTTAAAGCAGATGGCTCTGGTGGGGTAATCTATGAATTTGCACCCACAGATTATGAGGCGTTAGGTATTGGTGCTACGGCAAGTGGCATTCGAGCAGTTGCGCTTGGTACTAATGCAGTAGCTGATAAGCGTGACAGTATCGCTTTAGGTAGTAAAAGTGTCACTACTGTTAATGCTGGCATTGCAGGTTATTCAGCTAACGGTGATACCAGTTCGACATGGAAATCTACCCTTGGTGCCGTTAGTGTTGGTGACACTAGAGATGCTGATCCTGCCAACTGGGAGACCCGTCAAATCACCGGCCTTGCTGCTGGTACGACTGATACTGATGCAGTCAATATTGCTCAGTTAAAAAGATTAGAAACAACAGGTTTGTCTCATTTCAGTAGCGTAGCAACTGCTCTAGGTGGGGGTGCGCAGCTTAATAGTATGGGTGTATTCCAAGCGCCTACGTATCGAATAAGCAGTGCAGACTACAGCAATGTGGGTGCAGCGTTTACTGCGGTTGACGGTAAGCTGACTGACTTGCAAACACAGATAGATACTATTGAATTAACACCCGGACCTAAAGGTGATCAGGGTGATAAAGGAGAAACGGGTTTTCAAGGCCTAGCAGGTCAAAACGGCACTGACGGTTTAAATGGTATCAACGGTACAGACGGAGCTGATGGTGCTCAAGGTCCAGTTGGTCCGCAAGGCTCGGCAGGTCAGGACGGTACAGACGGTTTAAATGGTACTGATGGTGCTAAGGGAGACAAAGGTGATTCAGGTATCAGCGAAGAAGCTAAAGTTGAATTAGAAAACAAAATTGAAGAAAGCAAAGAGCGCTTTGTTAGTATCAACACTTCTGGTACTAAGATAGAAGTTGACTACGATAATGAAGGAGCTACAGGCAACGGTTCAATAGCAGTTGGTGTCAACGCCAAATCTGCTGGTCAGGATAGTATTGCAGTTGGTACAGATTCTAAGGTAACAGGCAATCAGTCTCTTAGTGTTGGCGTAGGTAATATCGTTTCAGGCGACAAGTCAGGTGCAATTGGTGATCCAAGTATTATCGGTGGCGATAGCAGTTATTCATTGGGCAACGACAATATTATTGGCGATACCTCTAACAACGTTTCTGTAATAGGTAGCAACATAAAAGTAGGAGCTACAGCTGCAAGTATTGTAGATGGCAATCCAGTCTTTACTGGAGTAACTAACGCCTCAAACTCTGTCGCTATCGGTGAGTCAGTGAACGTTCAAGCCACAGACGCAGTAGCTATCGGTGCTAATAGCAGTGTAACTCATAGCAATGCCGTTGCATTAGGAGCAAACTCACAATCAACAGCAGACAATACGGTATCGGTAGGCAATGCAAACACTCAACGCCGAATCACCAATGTCGCCGCTGGTATCAACCCAAATGATGCGGTGAATGTATCTCAGCTCAACCAAAATCGTGCTGAAGCAATGGGCTATACAGACAGAAGAATAAATGATCTCGAAGGAGAGACTCATTCAGCAGTTGCAGGTGCACTCGCATTCGGTGCACTGCGATATCCTAATGTTCCTGGCAAAGTTAGCGTAGGTCTTGGTGGAGGCACGTGGGAAGGCGAAACAGGATATGCTTTAGGTGTAGGCTACACCACATCAAACGGACTTTTCTCTATCAGTAGTGCTTTCGGTGGTAGCGGCAGTCAACAAGGTGGAAACGTCGGAGTAAGCTATACCTTCGATTAA
- a CDS encoding OsmC family protein, whose product MTTSKVTYRGDLRTTAIHLQSNNEIITDAPVDNHGKGEAFSPTDLLATSLVSCMLTIIGIKALDMDIDIAGTMAEVTKVMSADPRRVSEVHIAITFNQQLDDKTQKIFYNTALTCPVAKSIHPDIIQKVTINTKSY is encoded by the coding sequence ATGACAACCTCAAAAGTAACCTACCGAGGCGATTTGCGTACTACTGCTATCCACTTGCAATCAAACAATGAGATTATCACTGATGCGCCTGTCGATAATCACGGTAAAGGTGAAGCATTTTCACCGACTGATTTGCTAGCAACCAGTTTAGTTAGCTGTATGCTGACCATTATCGGTATCAAAGCTCTTGATATGGACATCGATATTGCAGGCACTATGGCTGAAGTGACCAAAGTAATGTCAGCTGACCCAAGACGTGTGAGTGAAGTACATATCGCTATTACTTTCAATCAACAGTTAGATGATAAAACGCAAAAGATATTCTATAACACCGCGCTCACTTGTCCGGTTGCGAAAAGTATTCATCCTGATATTATTCAAAAAGTGACTATTAATACTAAGAGCTATTGA
- a CDS encoding purine nucleoside permease, with the protein MFINKRFFHLPIFTVMLVLCSNAQAETNQDKIQVKVFIAAMFEIGENSGDKAGEFQHWYNQYFTDSKPIKVKGAHSPIYCNSEGVCGSVLGMGKVGSSASMQAITLSPKFDFTKSYFVLSGVAGTPPDKGTIGDVSWGSWLVDYDLGHRWKAEEGEKGAPTFMPRKGYEDIRRYQLNPELLNWNLYLSQSVPLKDSEEANTYRMRYPNAAARRSPAITVGTHMTGDTFFHGPGLSKQAQYITELYNADDYIITEMEAAAIAQVLNRTVGTERIMSLRGAVNFDQGNPNETTLQHLDPAPGETAGGFSETVENIVSVGSKTVNHIVNNWDVWGNGVPKLEQK; encoded by the coding sequence ATGTTTATAAATAAACGTTTTTTTCATTTACCCATTTTTACTGTGATGCTTGTATTATGTAGTAATGCACAAGCTGAAACTAACCAAGATAAGATCCAAGTGAAGGTATTTATCGCAGCGATGTTCGAAATTGGTGAAAACAGTGGAGATAAAGCAGGCGAATTTCAGCATTGGTATAACCAATATTTTACCGACAGTAAACCCATAAAAGTAAAAGGTGCCCATAGCCCAATTTACTGTAACTCCGAAGGGGTCTGTGGTTCGGTATTAGGCATGGGTAAAGTAGGGTCTTCAGCATCCATGCAAGCAATAACACTTTCTCCTAAATTTGACTTTACGAAAAGCTACTTCGTTCTAAGCGGTGTCGCAGGAACACCACCCGACAAAGGAACAATAGGTGATGTAAGCTGGGGATCTTGGCTAGTAGATTATGATTTAGGTCATCGCTGGAAAGCCGAAGAAGGTGAAAAAGGCGCACCTACTTTTATGCCCCGTAAAGGTTATGAAGACATTCGTAGATATCAACTTAACCCTGAACTACTTAACTGGAATCTATATTTAAGCCAATCGGTCCCTTTAAAGGATTCAGAAGAAGCCAACACCTATCGAATGAGATATCCAAATGCCGCAGCACGACGCAGCCCAGCTATAACAGTAGGAACTCATATGACAGGAGATACATTTTTTCATGGTCCAGGGTTGTCAAAACAAGCCCAATACATAACTGAATTATATAATGCAGATGATTACATTATCACTGAAATGGAAGCCGCTGCAATAGCACAAGTACTGAACAGAACCGTGGGAACTGAACGCATAATGAGCTTACGCGGTGCAGTGAATTTTGACCAAGGTAATCCAAATGAGACTACTCTTCAACACCTAGATCCTGCTCCAGGAGAAACAGCAGGTGGCTTTTCAGAAACAGTTGAGAACATAGTGTCAGTGGGATCAAAAACTGTCAATCATATCGTTAATAACTGGGATGTTTGGGGAAATGGTGTACCAAAACTTGAGCAAAAATAA
- a CDS encoding IS1 family transposase: MTLLNGFGYIKSYGKQNYQCKDCKRQFIGDHALSYQGCHSQIEDIIRLMTARGCGVRDIAIITSVSIGKVLSTIGSSIYKIVPNKRYYERLEVDEFWTYVYRKKRKVWLIYAYDRATNEIVAYVWGKRDLKTAQKLRACLKQLKVSYDAISMDNWDSFITAFKPDNKQVGKQHTIGIEGNNCRLRHRLKRAVRRTCCFSKKLDNHLKVFDLVFFYINYGYV; this comes from the coding sequence ATAACACTTTTAAATGGGTTTGGCTATATAAAAAGCTATGGTAAGCAGAACTACCAATGTAAGGACTGCAAACGACAATTCATTGGCGACCATGCCTTAAGCTACCAAGGCTGTCACTCTCAAATAGAAGACATAATACGGCTGATGACTGCTCGAGGCTGCGGTGTTAGAGACATAGCCATCATTACCTCGGTGAGTATTGGTAAAGTGCTCAGCACCATAGGCTCATCCATTTATAAGATCGTGCCTAATAAGCGCTACTATGAACGCTTAGAAGTTGATGAGTTTTGGACTTACGTATATCGCAAGAAGCGTAAAGTCTGGCTCATCTACGCTTATGACCGGGCTACTAATGAGATTGTTGCTTATGTTTGGGGCAAACGCGACTTGAAAACGGCTCAGAAACTAAGAGCCTGTCTTAAGCAACTTAAAGTGAGCTATGACGCTATTAGCATGGACAACTGGGACAGTTTCATAACGGCCTTTAAACCAGATAACAAACAAGTTGGCAAACAGCATACGATAGGTATTGAAGGTAATAACTGCCGTCTTAGACACCGACTAAAACGAGCCGTTAGAAGAACCTGTTGTTTCTCTAAGAAGCTCGATAATCACTTAAAAGTGTTTGATTTGGTATTCTTTTATATCAATTATGGCTATGTCTGA
- a CDS encoding IS630 transposase-related protein, whose amino-acid sequence MTYSLDFRKQVLKSLDEDMTFAGAAEFYNLSPTTIQNWKRRVHSKTIRQTKPYKIPDDVLLNDVKEHPDDYQYERAHRLNCSKTGIYHALKRLGISQKRP is encoded by the coding sequence ATGACTTACTCACTAGATTTTCGCAAACAAGTACTAAAAAGCTTAGACGAGGATATGACCTTTGCCGGGGCGGCTGAGTTCTATAATCTCAGCCCAACCACCATACAAAACTGGAAGCGACGTGTTCATAGCAAAACAATCAGGCAAACCAAACCCTATAAAATACCAGATGACGTGCTACTTAATGATGTCAAAGAACATCCTGATGATTACCAGTATGAGCGAGCACATCGTTTAAATTGTAGTAAAACAGGCATTTATCATGCCCTAAAGCGCCTAGGCATCAGTCAAAAAAGACCTTAG
- a CDS encoding IS630 family transposase, giving the protein MKRAAYQGKLDSFTQQGYPIVYMDESGFEHETIRSHGYAPIGKPCIDSYNWQGKKRTNVIGALYEKMLFALDYFETNINSIVFYHWRKHKLIPSLKTKCVIVMDNARFHKSKRIQKLLNRHGHRILWLPPYSPDLNPIEKKWAQVKFLRQGWMQNDLSKLFYDICPRHNIFILN; this is encoded by the coding sequence ATAAAAAGAGCGGCGTATCAGGGAAAGCTTGATAGCTTTACGCAGCAAGGCTATCCCATTGTCTATATGGATGAAAGCGGCTTTGAGCACGAGACCATCCGCTCTCATGGCTATGCGCCGATCGGTAAGCCTTGTATCGATAGCTACAACTGGCAAGGTAAAAAGCGAACCAACGTTATTGGTGCTCTGTATGAAAAGATGCTGTTTGCGCTTGATTACTTTGAGACAAACATCAACAGCATCGTCTTCTATCACTGGCGCAAACACAAGCTAATCCCAAGTCTTAAAACCAAATGCGTGATTGTGATGGATAACGCCAGATTTCATAAGAGCAAACGCATTCAAAAGCTACTAAACAGGCACGGGCATCGTATTCTTTGGTTGCCGCCGTACAGCCCAGACCTAAACCCTATCGAAAAGAAATGGGCTCAAGTGAAGTTTCTACGCCAAGGTTGGATGCAAAATGACTTATCCAAATTGTTTTATGATATTTGTCCAAGGCATAACATTTTTATTTTGAACTGA
- a CDS encoding DUF1501 domain-containing protein yields the protein MNELSRRAFLQRLSYLAGAGVVAPMAINFSAMNEAKAATTASDYKALVCVVLDGGNDQANTLIPIDASNYATYRKIRQDIALDRSTLLPLIPATDLAGGLKWGFNPNLKRLNSLFHLKKLAVLQNVGSLVQPTSLDQYKNRSVALPRGLFAHFNQKQNWQSTASDSFREGWGGKIGDAILKQNSHGAFSCISTDDDTVFLTGENTNPLKVTSDGLKITGGIEKESSVSGAMTFSEAMNNLVNSSDDNIVANSTNELMMLSALQNAKTISTKFPAENALAQQLKTVASLIKARDNLGVKRQIFFVKLKGFDTHNDLLGRHSTLMRLLDDALGSFYQATEELGVSQNVTTFTMSEFGRTLNSYGNGSEHGWGGHHIIMGGAVKGRDFYGEAPEIGLNTAIDVGQGAWLPTTSIDQYSATLAKWFGVSDNNLAMVAPNLHKFKNWDLGFMSS from the coding sequence GTGAATGAGTTATCAAGAAGAGCCTTTTTACAGCGTTTAAGTTATTTAGCGGGTGCGGGTGTTGTTGCTCCTATGGCTATCAATTTCTCGGCTATGAACGAAGCGAAAGCGGCAACGACAGCCTCAGATTATAAAGCCTTGGTCTGTGTTGTATTAGACGGAGGTAATGATCAAGCCAACACTTTGATTCCCATCGACGCATCTAACTATGCAACTTACCGTAAGATACGTCAAGATATTGCTTTGGATCGATCCACTTTATTACCTTTAATACCTGCAACTGATCTAGCTGGCGGTCTAAAATGGGGTTTTAACCCCAATCTTAAACGTTTAAATAGCTTATTTCACTTAAAAAAATTGGCAGTCTTACAAAATGTGGGATCTTTAGTGCAACCTACCTCATTGGATCAGTATAAGAATCGATCAGTAGCGTTACCTAGAGGTTTATTTGCTCACTTTAATCAGAAGCAAAATTGGCAAAGCACCGCATCGGATTCTTTTAGAGAAGGCTGGGGCGGAAAAATTGGTGATGCCATACTAAAACAAAATTCGCATGGAGCGTTTTCTTGTATTAGTACCGATGATGATACTGTATTTCTGACAGGCGAAAATACCAATCCATTAAAAGTTACCTCTGATGGTCTCAAAATTACTGGAGGTATTGAAAAAGAGTCATCAGTATCTGGTGCTATGACTTTTTCAGAAGCAATGAATAACTTAGTCAATTCATCTGATGATAATATAGTTGCAAATTCTACTAATGAATTAATGATGTTATCTGCTTTACAAAATGCAAAAACTATTTCAACTAAATTTCCTGCTGAGAATGCGTTGGCGCAACAGTTAAAAACAGTAGCATCACTCATCAAAGCACGAGATAATCTGGGTGTCAAACGTCAGATATTCTTTGTAAAACTTAAAGGATTCGATACGCATAATGATCTACTTGGGCGACATAGTACGTTGATGCGTCTACTTGATGATGCATTAGGAAGTTTTTATCAAGCCACTGAAGAGTTAGGCGTTTCCCAGAATGTCACCACTTTCACTATGTCAGAGTTCGGTCGAACTCTTAACAGCTATGGTAACGGATCAGAGCATGGATGGGGAGGTCATCATATTATTATGGGTGGCGCAGTGAAAGGCAGAGATTTTTATGGTGAAGCACCAGAGATTGGTCTAAATACAGCTATTGATGTCGGTCAAGGTGCATGGTTACCTACGACATCTATTGATCAGTATTCAGCGACTTTGGCTAAATGGTTTGGCGTCTCAGATAATAATCTAGCAATGGTAGCACCTAATCTACACAAGTTCAAAAATTGGGATTTAGGCTTCATGTCTAGTTAA
- a CDS encoding flavodoxin — MTTKTLLIVAHAPSTNTEKLAQAAYEGANHPDIDINVILKSPQDTQPEDVLAADALLLGTTENLAYMAGLTKDFFDRCYYPVLEEKQGMPFALYIRAGQDGTGTKLAMKTITTGLRWEWIQEALILKGDWQEGFTEQVEELAMTLAAGVEAGIY, encoded by the coding sequence ATGACTACTAAAACTTTACTCATCGTCGCGCATGCGCCGTCTACTAATACCGAAAAATTAGCACAAGCTGCATACGAAGGTGCTAATCATCCTGATATAGATATTAATGTTATCCTAAAATCGCCACAGGATACCCAGCCTGAAGATGTGTTGGCAGCAGATGCATTATTATTAGGAACGACTGAGAATCTAGCTTATATGGCAGGGCTGACCAAAGACTTCTTTGATCGCTGTTATTACCCTGTACTAGAAGAAAAGCAAGGCATGCCATTTGCGTTATATATTCGAGCTGGACAGGATGGTACGGGTACCAAGCTTGCTATGAAGACGATTACCACTGGACTGCGTTGGGAATGGATTCAAGAGGCGCTAATCTTAAAAGGTGATTGGCAAGAAGGCTTCACTGAGCAAGTAGAAGAGCTGGCGATGACGCTTGCAGCTGGAGTAGAAGCGGGTATTTATTAG
- a CDS encoding DUF938 domain-containing protein, protein MNNNINTDSMSAAVLPFSRACENNKQPILAILQKELKDSLHVLEIGSGTGQHSIYFAPRLAHLTWQTSDVVNNHASINAWHTEHPAANLYAPLAFNLAHDSVPVNHNIDTPYDAVFTANTLHIIAWSLVEQLFALVGDILPVHGKLIVYGPFNENGHYTSVSNQQFDISLRQRDAQSGIRNLEDITDLAEQHHLTLSEKYAMPANNQLLVFQKTS, encoded by the coding sequence ATGAATAATAATATTAATACTGATTCTATGTCTGCTGCTGTACTGCCATTCTCTCGAGCTTGTGAGAATAACAAGCAGCCTATATTAGCTATTTTGCAAAAAGAGTTAAAAGACTCTCTGCATGTGCTAGAGATTGGCTCAGGGACTGGTCAACATAGTATTTATTTTGCCCCAAGATTAGCGCACTTAACATGGCAGACCAGTGATGTTGTCAACAATCATGCAAGTATTAATGCTTGGCACACCGAACATCCTGCGGCTAACTTATATGCACCTCTTGCTTTTAATTTAGCTCATGACTCAGTGCCAGTTAACCATAATATTGATACGCCTTACGATGCAGTATTTACTGCCAACACCCTGCATATCATTGCTTGGTCTTTAGTTGAGCAGTTGTTTGCTTTGGTCGGAGATATACTACCTGTACACGGAAAGCTGATTGTATATGGACCATTCAACGAAAATGGACACTACACCAGTGTCAGTAATCAGCAGTTTGATATCAGCCTACGGCAGCGTGATGCACAGAGCGGCATTCGCAATTTGGAAGACATAACAGATTTAGCAGAACAACATCATTTAACGTTAAGTGAGAAGTATGCGATGCCTGCGAATAATCAGCTATTGGTCTTTCAGAAAACAAGCTAA